In a genomic window of Gigantopelta aegis isolate Gae_Host chromosome 9, Gae_host_genome, whole genome shotgun sequence:
- the LOC121380466 gene encoding sulfate transporter-like — translation MIIVAMKNLLLQARQLPNLWRVSKADFVIWLTTALVSILVDLDIGLIAGVGTSIFTIIVQSQFSTGQLVGISEQEDIYIDLKGHKNIKELKGIKIFYFNTTLFFASAEKFKSQLYGKTFNPLTVVASRSIKLDSENNRLSNGVNGNEMRIHHIIIDCSAMTYIDMAGVNVLKMVIKQFKGAGTEVFLANCCRYMLHVLDSAQVYDILPKDHVFFSVHDAVTKIIGPRSFVVKF, via the coding sequence ATGATTATAGTGGCCATGAAGAATTTACTGCTTCAAGCCAGACAACTCCCTAATCTTTGGAGGGTCAGCAAAGCAGATTTTGTAATTTGGCTGACAACAGCATTGGTGTCGATCCTAGTTGATCTTGATATCGGCCTTATCGCGGGAGTGGGAACGTCCATCTTTACCATTATCGTCCAGAGTCAGTTTTCGACTGGGCAGCTGGTTGGAATATCAGAGCAGGAAGACATTTACATTGACCTCAAGGGTCACAAGAATATTAAAGAACTGAAAGGaataaaaatattctatttTAACACGACGCTCTTTTTTGCCAGTGCAGAAAAATTTAAATCTCAGCTTTATGGGAAAACGTTTAACCCATTAACTGTAGTGGCGAGTCGGAGTATTAAACTTGATTCAGAGAACAACAGACTGTCAAATGGTGTAAACGGAAACGAAATGCGGATACATCACATCATTATAGACTGTTCAGCAATGACCTACATTGACATGGCTGGCGTGAATGTGTTGAAGATGGTTATTAAGCAATTCAAGGGAGCTGGGACAGAAGTATTTTTAGCAAACTGTTGCCGCTATATGTTGCATGTGTTGGACAGTGCTCAGGTGTATGACATCCTGCCAAAAGATCATGTTTTCTTCAGTGTACACGACGCTGTGACCAAAATAATTGGACCTAGATCATTTGTGGTGAAATTTTAA
- the LOC121381558 gene encoding sulfate anion transporter 1-like: MPVPIDLILVIIATIISHFAEFERRFGIHVVGDIPSGMPVPRVPNLSVLGRIGQDSFIIAILAFAMTISMAKLCAALHDYEIDSNQELVAYGATNLLASFFQCFPMCVAPPRTMILSSLGARSTLNAIPAAIFILVVLLVAGHLFVSHEYQS; the protein is encoded by the coding sequence atgcctGTACCTATAGATCTGATACTTGTTATCATAGCAACAATAATTTCACATTTTGCAGAGTTCGAAAGACGTTTCGGGATTCACGTAGTCGGGGATATTCCGTCTGGGATGCCAGTGCCACGTGTACCAAATTTAAGCGTCTTGGGTAGAATAGGTCAAGACAGCTTTATAATAGCTATACTGGCTTTTGCTATGACAATATCCATGGCAAAGCTTTGTGCCGCTTTGCATGACTATGAAATAGACAGCAACCAAGAGTTGGTAGCCTACGGAGCAACCAACCTGCTCGCGTCATTTTTTCAGTGTTTTCCAATGTGTGTTGCGCCACCAAGAACCATGATCCTAAGTTCACTTGGTGCCAGATCTACACTTAATGCGATTCCAGCTGCCATCTTTATTCTGGTAGTTTTGCTCGTGGCGGGTCACCTCTTTGtctctcatgaataccagtcctAG